The Tenacibaculum jejuense genome includes a window with the following:
- a CDS encoding YdeI/OmpD-associated family protein produces the protein MGEIPEALQVLLAQDHDLNERFTRLTDGKKRSIIIQIGKIKNIDKQISKSIQLINNPNLGRKYKH, from the coding sequence TTGGGTGAAATACCTGAAGCATTACAAGTTTTATTAGCTCAAGATCATGATTTAAATGAAAGATTTACACGACTTACAGATGGTAAAAAGAGAAGCATTATAATTCAAATTGGTAAAATTAAAAATATAGACAAACAAATTTCTAAATCTATTCAACTTATAAATAATCCAAATTTAGGAAGAAAATACAAACACTAA